One Helicoverpa zea isolate HzStark_Cry1AcR chromosome 20, ilHelZeax1.1, whole genome shotgun sequence genomic region harbors:
- the LOC124640034 gene encoding protein pellino isoform X2, giving the protein MVVKRAADSADSPILEEAGESGSEQKPKPLIKYGELVILGYNGYLPAGERGRRRSKFVLYRRPSANGVRRSKHYVVKTPHSSKAILDASQHSISYTLNRSQAVIVEYTEDPDTDMFQIGRSSESPIDFVVMDTVAGDKSGDTKVLQSTISRFACRIIADRNDVNNCRIYAAGFDSSRNIFLGEKATKWTENHEIDGLTTNGVLIMHPRGDFCGGSATCGPWRETSVGGAVFSLRESRSAQQKGLPCQAETNVLRDGTMIDLCGATLLWRSAEGLKNSPTKRDLEALVDELNAGRPQCPVGLNTLVIPRKLSSAHQDLNQPYVYLNCGHVQGEHSWGAEGSESGSRRCPMCLTAGSVVRVCMGIEPAFYVDSGPPTYAFNPCGHMASERTVKYWASVDIPHGTNGFHAICPFCAAPLQGSPGYVRLIFQDNLD; this is encoded by the exons TTACAACGGATACCTGCCTGCCGGAGAGCGTGGTCGGCGCCGCAGCAAGTTCGTGCTATACAGGCGACCTTCAGCAAACGGCGTGAGGCGCTCCAAGCACTATGTGGTCAAAACTCCCCACAGCAGCAAGGCAATACTCGATGCCAGCCAACACTCAATATCGTACACACTCAACCGCAGTCAGGCGGTTATCGTCGAATACACAGAAGACCCGGACACGGATATGTTCCAG ATCGGTAGATCATCAGAATCACCGATAGACTTCGTGGTGATGGACACAGTGGCCGGCGACAAGAGCGGAGACACAAAAGTGCTGCAGAGCACAATATCGCGGTTCGCGTGCCGCATCATAGCTGACCGTAACGACGTCAACAACTGCCGCATATACGCAGCAGGCTTTGACTCCtccagaaatatatttttaggg GAAAAAGCAACGAAATGGACAGAGAACCACGAAATAGATGGTCTCACGACAAATGGTGTGTTGATCATGCATCCGCGCGGGGACTTCTGCGGCGGCAGCGCCACCTGTGGCCCGTGGCGCGAGACTTCCGTCGGGGGCGCCGTCTTCTCGCTCAGGGAGAGCCGCTCTGCACAACAAAAG ggCCTACCCTGTCAAGCGGAGACAAATGTCCTGAGAGACGGAACGATGATAGACTTGTGTGGCGCGACGCTGCTGTGGAGGAGCGCTGAAGGACTTAAAAACTCACCG ACAAAACGCGATCTCGAAGCTCTGGTGGACGAGCTGAACGCGGGCCGGCCGCAGTGCCCCGTGGGACTGAACACGCTCGTCATACCGCGCAAGCTGTCCTCGGCCCATCAGGATCTCAACCAGCCCTACGTGTACCTTAACTGTGGACATGTGCAAG GCGAGCACTCATGGGGAGCAGAAGGCAGCGAGTCGGGGTCCCGGCGCTGCCCGATGTGCCTGACGGCGGGGTCAGTGGTCCGCGTGTGCATGGGCATCGAGCCCGCCTTCTATGTCGACTCCGGACCCCCCACATACGCCTTCAACCCCTGTGGACACATGGCTTCGGAGAGGACCGTCAA ATACTGGGCGAGCGTGGACATCCCGCACGGCACGAACGGGTTCCACGCGATCTGCCCCTTCTGCGCCGCGCCGCTGCAGGGCTCGCCCGGCTACGTGCGCCTCATCTTCCAGGACAACCTCGACTGA